A stretch of the Myripristis murdjan chromosome 24, fMyrMur1.1, whole genome shotgun sequence genome encodes the following:
- the LOC115355899 gene encoding uncharacterized protein LOC115355899, whose translation MGNRLKHKQSLFNGYYAEAPLYKRKCLAGLNGLLHWSQDHRSSKATDQEGRTADVILKATCGHTCPLADFVNGEPKYPSGTRSFSEQISCWADTQYSVRKVLSHLKLKQAIDDTSFQESVNKKFLEFHRDITEECGAEDKQHSWAVIEKHDEILMYGPYYPNYNNGKHSEDTIIKQTQELLESESVSEDWTVYVFTMNSPCLARNTDPCMLTLVQKAEEWWRLYGVKTNIGYVKCWGFKGTKENLFRDINYRQLDCIRSSPDYGSYIKAAQESPKELTPLCKDLYCAVKQLLHAGQVDFRFPLVTTMQGQDWRSCFKNMHSILECEPEDKRETLTQDINTAIEAAQLLLSEEHASVEEYLQRGRTFALDDSFSSQACDQTRLAFQQCWMDMVQDKYAEFIREKLTEDFNQRAVQLFIKDIARFTKEYIQIGRVQLSEAVS comes from the exons ATGGGAAACAG GCTCAAACACAAGCAGTCCCTGTTTAATGGATACTATGCGGAGGCTCCTTTGTACAAAAGGAAATGTTTGGCAGGTTTGAATGGCCTGCTGCATTGGTCCCAGGATCACAGGTCAAGCAAAGCCACAGACCAAGAGGGGAGGACTGCTGATGTTATACTGAA AGCAACCTGTGGTCACACATGTCCACTTGCTGATTTTGTTAATGGAGAGCCAAAATATCCAAGTGGCACCAGAAGCTTCTCTGAGCAGATCTCCTGTTGGGCTGACACACAGTACTCTGTGAGGAAAGTGCTCAGTCATCTCAAGCTCAAACAAGCCATCGATGACACTTCCTTCCAGGAGTCGGTCAACAAGAAGTTTTTGGAATTCCATCGCGACATCACAGAGGAATGTGGAGCTGAAGATAAACAACACTCATGGGCTGTCATTGAGAAACATGACGAGATTCTCATGTATGGCCCGTACTATCCAAATTATAACAATGGAAAACACAGCGAAGACACCATCATTAAACAAACCCAGGAACTACTGGAGTCAGAGTCCGTCTCAGAGGACTGGACTGTGTACGTCTTCACCATGAACAGCCCTTGTTTGGCTAGAAACACTGATCCATGCATGCTAACCTTGGTTCAGAAGGCTGAGGAGTGGTGGAGGCTCTATGGAGTAAAGACTAATATTGGCTATGTGAAATGCTGGGGCTTCAAAGGAACCAAAGAAAACCTATTTCGGGATATTAACTATCGCCAGCTGGACTGTATCAGATCGAGTCCAGACTATGGAAGTTACATTAAAGCGGCTCAGGAAAGTCCTAAAGAGCTTACTCCTTTATGTAAGGATCTGTATTGTGCTGTCAAACAGCTGTTGCATGCAGGGCAAGTGGACTTCAGATTCCCTTTGGTAACCACAATGCAAGGGCAGGACTGGAGGAGCTGCTTCAAAAATATGCACAGCATTTTAGAATGTGAGCCAGAAGACAAGAGAGAAACCCTGACTCAAGACATAAACACCGCGATTGAAGCCGCCCAACTCCTGCTTTCAGAGGAACATGCAAGTGTTGAGGAATACttgcagagagggaggacgTTCGCTCTCGATGACTCTTTCAGCTCCCAGGCGTGTGACCAAACGAGACTCGCTTTTCAACAGTGCTGGATGGACATGGTGCAGGATAAATATGCAGAGTTCATCAGGGAAAAACTGACTGAAGACTTCAACCAACGCGCCGTGCAGCTTTTCATCAAAGACATTGCGAGGTTTACCAAAGAATACATACAAATAGGAAGGGTACAGCTTTCAGAAGCAGTTTCATAA
- the gata4 gene encoding transcription factor GATA-4, which translates to MYQGIMTTNHGPPSYEAGFLHNASAGTSPVYVPTTRVVTPMIPALPYLQTPGASQQSSPVSSHSAWAQPGAESVPSYNHSPVSPRFTFSTSPPLSSGVATARETAASYSSPLNISANGREHYGARGLSGSYHSPYTAYMSPNVGGTWPASAFDSPVLHGLQAGAPPGTTRHPNIDLFDDFAEGRECVNCGAMSTPLWRRDGTGHYLCNACGLYHKMNGINRPLIKPQRRLSASRRVGLSCTNCHTTTTTLWRRNAEGEPVCNACGLYMKLHGVPRPLAMKKEGIQTRKRKPKNLNKSQTGPPGGEGTPTTPNSTPRAPPTSEEPRQIKTEPDTTSLYTHHSTHAQISALPAYMAAQGGAIPLKMSPGSHSHSGSSSSKSEPWNNLILA; encoded by the exons ATGTACCAGGGCATAATGACTACCAACCACGGACCCCCTTCCTATGAGGCCGGATTTCTGCACAATGCCTCGGCGGGCACCTCTCCGGTTTACGTGCCCACCACCCGGGTCGTCACCCCCATGATCCCGGCGCTGCCTTACCTCCAGACGCCCGGTGCAtcgcagcaaagcagccccgtGTCGAGCCACTCTGCCTGGGCTCAGCCGGGCGCCGAGTCGGTCCCTTCGTACAACCACTCCCCGGTGTCTCCCCGATTCACCTTCTCCACCAGCCCGCCCCTATCATCCGGCGTGGCCACGGCCAGGGAGACGGCGGCCTCCTACTCCAGCCCACTCAACATCTCCGCCAACGGGAGGGAGCACTACGGAGCCCGGGGCCTGAGCGGCTCCTATCACAGCCCCTACACGGCCTACATGAGCCCGAACGTGGGCGGGACATGGCCGGCGTCCGCCTTCGACAGCCCCGTCCTGCACGGTCTGCAAGCAGGGGCGCCTCCAGGCACCACACGGCACCCAAACATAG ACCTCTTTGATGACTTTGCTGAGGGGCGAGAGTGTGTGAACTGTGGGGCGATGTCGACCCCCCTGTGGAGGCGGGATGGTACGGGCCACTACCTTTGTAATGCCTGTGGGCTGTACCACAAGATGAACGGCATCAACAGACCTCTCATCAAGCCTCAAAGGCGACTG TCAGCATCAAGAAGGGTGGGCCTGTCCTGCACCAactgtcacaccaccaccaccaccctgtGGCGACGAAACGCTGAGGGAGAGCCTGTGTGCAACGCCTGTGGCCTCTACATGAAACTCCATGGG GTCCCACGACCCCTGGCTATGAAGAAGGAAGGGATCCAGACCCGCAAACGTAAACCTAAGAACCTCAACAAGTCCCAAACTG GGCCTCCCGGTGGTGAGGGGACTCCCACCACACCAAACAGCACTCCTCGTGCCCCCCCCACCTCAGAGGAGCCCCGCCAGATAAAGACAGAGCCAGACACGACCAGCCtgtacacacaccacagcacacacgcacag atTTCAGCCTTGCCAGCCTACATGGCAGCTCAAGGAGGCGCCATTCCTCTCAAGATGTCCCCTggcagccacagccacagcggCTCGTCCAGCTCTAAATCTGAGCCCTGGAACAACCTAATCCTGGCCTAG